The following are from one region of the Haloactinomyces albus genome:
- a CDS encoding aminotransferase family protein: protein MTTTDNAAKARISASELADVDRAHIIHPYLSATTTERVVMAKGQGSTLWDVDGREYLDATGGLWLAQVGHGRAELAEAAATQMRQLEYFTSFWEFSNNRAIELADRLAGLAPDNLNHVYFTSGGSEGIEAALKMARHHHYRRGDTDRTWILARHRAYHGVAYGGGTATGFPLYHDGFGPMLPDVAHLTPPWPYRTDLFGDEDCTDVCIRELENTIAEIGADNIAAMIGEPIMGVAGMVVPPDDYWPRVQEVLHRHGILLILDEVVTAYGRVGQWFAADHFGVRPDIIVTAKGITSGYLPLGAVLVDDHIAETLGQQGFPMGYTYNGHPTSCAVAQANLDIIDREHLLSRATEIGTYLTEKIATELKGIPVVGEVRGVGMMLGIELVSDTATRTPLPNPGAVADAVRREHGVIVRDSAQGLVLSPALTLGHNEADRIAAALRRVLERTDASGTVRD, encoded by the coding sequence GTGACCACCACCGACAATGCTGCGAAAGCTCGCATCAGCGCCAGTGAGCTCGCCGACGTGGACCGAGCCCACATCATCCACCCCTACCTGTCGGCCACCACGACCGAACGCGTTGTCATGGCCAAGGGCCAGGGCTCGACGCTGTGGGATGTCGACGGGCGCGAGTACCTCGATGCCACCGGTGGGCTCTGGCTGGCCCAGGTCGGCCATGGGCGTGCAGAACTCGCTGAAGCCGCCGCCACTCAGATGCGGCAACTGGAGTACTTCACCAGCTTCTGGGAGTTCTCCAACAACCGCGCCATCGAACTTGCCGACCGACTCGCCGGACTCGCCCCGGACAACCTCAACCACGTGTACTTCACCAGCGGCGGTTCCGAAGGCATCGAAGCGGCCCTGAAAATGGCCCGTCACCACCACTACCGCCGCGGCGACACCGACCGCACGTGGATCCTGGCCCGGCACCGCGCCTACCACGGCGTCGCCTACGGCGGCGGCACCGCGACCGGCTTTCCGCTCTATCACGACGGTTTCGGACCGATGCTGCCGGACGTGGCCCACCTGACCCCGCCGTGGCCCTACCGCACCGACCTGTTCGGCGACGAGGACTGCACCGACGTCTGTATCCGCGAGCTCGAGAACACCATCGCCGAGATCGGCGCCGACAACATCGCGGCCATGATCGGTGAGCCGATCATGGGTGTCGCCGGTATGGTCGTGCCCCCGGACGACTACTGGCCCCGCGTGCAGGAAGTGCTCCACCGGCACGGAATCCTGCTGATCCTCGACGAGGTCGTCACCGCCTACGGCCGAGTCGGTCAGTGGTTCGCCGCCGACCACTTCGGCGTGCGACCCGACATCATCGTCACCGCCAAGGGGATTACATCCGGCTACCTGCCGCTCGGTGCGGTCCTGGTGGACGATCACATCGCCGAGACGCTCGGACAGCAGGGCTTTCCCATGGGCTACACCTACAACGGCCATCCCACCTCGTGCGCGGTCGCCCAGGCCAATCTCGACATCATCGACCGCGAGCACCTCCTCTCGCGGGCCACCGAGATCGGCACCTACCTGACCGAGAAGATCGCCACCGAACTCAAGGGGATCCCCGTGGTCGGCGAGGTCCGCGGCGTCGGCATGATGCTGGGCATCGAACTGGTCTCGGATACCGCCACCCGTACCCCGCTGCCGAACCCCGGAGCGGTCGCCGACGCGGTCCGTCGCGAGCACGGTGTGATCGTCCGCGACTCCGCCCAAGGGCTCGTCCTGTCACCGGCGCTGACCCTCGGTCACAACGAGGCCGACCGCATAGCCGCGGCACTGCGCCGTGTACTCGAACGCACCGACGCCTCCGGAACGGTGCGGGACTGA
- a CDS encoding aldehyde dehydrogenase codes for MSVPTHAHWTDSAARVRPRTEAFIGGKPVPSPGGDTFPSINPATGDKLADVAACTSEDVDAAVSSARHSFHSGAWSRSAPTERKRILLRLAELITEHGEELALLDSLDMGKLVTDAHKIDVPFAAGLFQWYGEALDKTYGEIAPTASSDLALINRVPLGVVGAVVPWNFPLDMATWKLAPALAAGNSVVLKPAEQSPLSALRLAELAAEAGLPDGVLNVVPGTGETTGKALGLHPDVDCIAFTGSTDVGKRFLRYAAESNLKQVWPECGGKSPNLVFADCADLDAAADAACAGIFANQGEVCSANSRLLVAREIEDDLLAKIADRAQEYVPGDPLDPASRMGALVDETHTSRVVDFVEEGKRTARLVTGGDRLAGHGCFVEPTVFTDVEPGSRIEREEIFGPVLCVTSFDNEEHAIEMANDSRYGLAASVWTADLSRSLRVSEALRAGTVSVNTVDALSAQTPFGGFGQSGYGRDLSLHALDKFTGLKTTWIKH; via the coding sequence ATGTCAGTCCCGACCCATGCCCACTGGACGGATTCGGCCGCCCGGGTACGCCCTCGCACCGAGGCCTTCATCGGTGGTAAGCCGGTGCCGTCCCCCGGCGGTGACACGTTCCCGTCGATCAACCCGGCCACCGGTGACAAGCTCGCCGACGTCGCCGCGTGTACGAGTGAAGACGTCGATGCCGCAGTGTCCTCGGCACGCCACAGCTTCCACTCCGGCGCGTGGTCTCGGAGCGCCCCCACCGAGCGCAAGCGCATCCTGCTGCGGCTGGCCGAACTCATCACCGAACACGGCGAGGAACTGGCGCTGCTGGATTCGTTGGACATGGGCAAACTCGTCACAGACGCCCACAAGATCGACGTTCCCTTCGCCGCCGGATTGTTTCAGTGGTACGGCGAAGCACTGGACAAGACCTACGGCGAGATCGCCCCGACCGCTTCCAGTGACCTGGCACTGATCAACCGCGTCCCGCTCGGTGTCGTGGGGGCGGTCGTACCCTGGAACTTCCCCCTGGACATGGCCACCTGGAAACTGGCCCCGGCCCTGGCGGCGGGAAACTCGGTGGTGCTCAAACCGGCCGAACAGTCCCCGTTGTCCGCGCTGCGCCTGGCCGAACTCGCCGCCGAAGCCGGACTCCCCGACGGTGTCCTCAACGTGGTCCCGGGCACGGGCGAGACCACCGGCAAGGCCCTCGGCCTGCACCCGGACGTCGATTGCATCGCCTTCACCGGGTCAACGGACGTGGGCAAACGGTTTCTGCGCTACGCCGCCGAGTCGAACCTCAAGCAGGTCTGGCCGGAATGCGGCGGCAAGAGCCCGAACCTCGTCTTCGCCGACTGCGCCGATCTCGACGCGGCCGCCGACGCGGCCTGCGCCGGGATCTTTGCCAACCAGGGCGAGGTGTGCTCGGCGAACTCACGCCTGCTCGTCGCCCGCGAGATCGAAGACGACCTTCTCGCCAAGATCGCCGACCGGGCGCAGGAGTACGTACCGGGTGACCCACTCGATCCGGCAAGCCGAATGGGCGCGCTCGTCGACGAGACCCACACCTCCCGTGTCGTCGACTTTGTCGAAGAGGGCAAACGCACCGCGCGGCTGGTCACCGGCGGCGACCGCCTCGCAGGCCACGGCTGTTTCGTGGAACCGACCGTGTTCACCGATGTCGAGCCCGGCAGCCGCATCGAACGCGAAGAGATCTTCGGACCCGTGCTGTGCGTCACCAGCTTCGATAACGAGGAGCACGCCATCGAGATGGCCAACGACAGCCGCTACGGCCTGGCCGCCTCCGTATGGACCGCCGACCTGTCGCGCTCACTACGCGTCTCGGAGGCTTTGCGTGCCGGGACCGTCTCCGTCAACACCGTCGACGCACTCAGCGCACAAACCCCCTTCGGCGGATTCGGCCAGTCCGGCTACGGCCGGGACCTCTCCCTGCACGCCCTGGACAAGTTCACCGGGCTCAAGACCACCTGGATCAAGCACTGA
- a CDS encoding TetR/AcrR family transcriptional regulator — translation MARSRKHDARREQLIDAASRAITERGRDNLRIRDIAAQAGVSPGSVLYHYPELDELMFDVHRNVVERFYQRRLATVESIETPVGKLAAALGSGLPSGRDDDVARVLYEMHGLADRSSTHASLMTSLYDREVALYSTVLEAGRASGAFTLTQPLGEVVHTLVVLEDGFGLHLLSNNTSVDLARARSLLTAYAGQATGCALPV, via the coding sequence ATGGCACGCTCGAGGAAGCATGACGCGCGCCGCGAGCAGCTCATCGACGCTGCGTCGCGAGCCATCACCGAACGAGGGCGGGACAACCTGCGCATCCGGGACATCGCGGCCCAGGCGGGAGTCTCGCCGGGCTCGGTGCTCTACCACTACCCGGAGCTGGACGAGCTCATGTTCGACGTCCATCGCAACGTGGTCGAACGCTTCTACCAACGACGACTGGCCACGGTGGAGTCGATCGAGACACCGGTGGGCAAGCTCGCTGCGGCCCTCGGCTCGGGGTTGCCCTCCGGGCGCGATGACGACGTGGCCCGCGTGCTGTACGAAATGCACGGGTTGGCCGACCGCAGCTCCACCCACGCGTCCCTGATGACCAGCCTCTACGACCGGGAAGTGGCCCTGTACTCCACGGTCCTGGAGGCGGGGAGAGCCAGTGGTGCGTTCACGCTGACCCAGCCGTTGGGCGAGGTCGTGCACACTCTGGTCGTCCTGGAGGACGGATTCGGGCTGCACCTGCTGAGTAACAACACATCCGTCGACCTGGCGCGCGCCAGAAGCTTGCTGACTGCCTACGCCGGGCAGGCCACCGGCTGTGCATTGCCCGTGTGA
- a CDS encoding LysR family transcriptional regulator — protein MSAEPQFTMVQLRYFAAAAQLGSMTAAAKHMVVSQSAISTAVAQLERELGVQLLIRRHAQGLALTKAGERFLQELRGFLSHAGELADVARGLGASLVGEVTVGCFQTLAPFYLPTLLTAFANEHPAVRVSVLEGQTEELQQALLSGACEIALLYDLDLDDALEREVLTVAPPYVIVPADHPLREASGVRLADLAGEPMVMLDLPHSREYFRSLALRTNVEPVVRYRTSSYETVRSLVAAGHGYAILNQQPHHDVTYDGGRIVRLALLDDVPPLPVVLARVTGIRSTVRAQAFAALCRAQLGSSEKTMD, from the coding sequence ATGTCGGCAGAGCCACAGTTCACGATGGTCCAGTTGCGGTACTTCGCCGCCGCGGCGCAGCTGGGAAGCATGACTGCGGCGGCCAAGCACATGGTGGTCTCGCAGTCGGCCATCTCGACCGCGGTCGCGCAGTTGGAGCGCGAGCTCGGCGTCCAGTTGCTCATTCGACGGCACGCACAGGGTCTTGCCCTGACCAAGGCAGGGGAGCGGTTCCTGCAGGAGTTGCGCGGCTTCCTCTCCCATGCCGGGGAGTTGGCCGACGTCGCTCGCGGCCTCGGAGCCTCCCTGGTCGGCGAAGTCACCGTCGGCTGTTTTCAGACGCTGGCGCCGTTCTACCTGCCGACCCTGCTCACCGCCTTCGCCAACGAGCACCCGGCGGTGCGCGTGTCGGTCCTGGAGGGCCAGACCGAGGAACTGCAGCAGGCGCTGTTGTCGGGTGCCTGTGAGATCGCGCTGCTCTACGACCTCGATCTCGACGACGCCCTCGAGCGCGAGGTGCTGACCGTGGCACCGCCGTACGTCATCGTGCCCGCGGATCATCCGCTTCGAGAGGCCTCCGGAGTGCGACTCGCGGATCTCGCGGGAGAGCCCATGGTGATGCTCGACCTCCCCCACAGCCGGGAGTACTTCCGGTCGCTGGCGCTGCGCACGAATGTCGAGCCGGTGGTGCGGTATCGGACGTCGAGCTACGAAACGGTGCGCTCCCTGGTGGCCGCCGGGCACGGTTACGCGATCCTCAACCAGCAACCCCACCACGACGTCACCTACGACGGTGGCCGGATCGTTCGCCTGGCGCTGCTGGACGATGTTCCCCCGCTGCCGGTGGTGCTCGCTCGCGTCACGGGAATTCGATCCACCGTCCGCGCCCAGGCATTCGCCGCACTCTGCCGTGCCCAGCTGGGGTCATCTGAAAAAACGATGGATTAA
- a CDS encoding flavin-containing monooxygenase, with protein sequence MSHHETEVLVVGAGQAGVAMSEHLGSRGIPHLVLERDRIAERWRTGRWDSLVANGPAWHDRFPGLLFADVDPDGFASKDQVADYFVAYAEKIDAPIRCGVDVQRVQKNVGRPGFHVETSDGTIDARHVVAATGPFQKPVIPPVVPEDANVVQIHSSSYRNPEQLPEGAVLVVGAGSSGVQIADELQKSGRKVYLSVGPHDRPPRRYRGRDFCWWLGVLNKWEAVAPPRGAEHVTIAVSGAHGGQTVDFRALADNGITLVGMTHAFENGRMQFASDLRDNIANGDANYLTLLDEADDYVARNGLDLPQEPEARIFGPDPECLVDPLSELDLASAGVTSIVWATGFVSDYSWLQVDAFDDNGKPQHTRGVSSEPGIYFLGLPWQSRRGSSFIWGVWHDAAYVAEHITIQRSYLAHHNVGSSLGPRRLTTATSPS encoded by the coding sequence ATGTCGCATCACGAGACCGAGGTCCTCGTCGTCGGCGCAGGACAGGCCGGCGTGGCCATGAGCGAACACCTGGGCTCACGCGGAATCCCGCACCTGGTGCTGGAGCGGGATCGAATCGCCGAGCGCTGGCGCACGGGACGCTGGGATTCCCTCGTGGCGAACGGGCCGGCGTGGCACGATCGCTTCCCGGGACTCCTGTTCGCCGACGTCGATCCCGATGGTTTCGCGTCGAAGGATCAGGTTGCGGACTACTTCGTCGCTTACGCGGAGAAGATCGACGCGCCGATTCGGTGCGGCGTGGACGTGCAGCGCGTGCAGAAGAACGTCGGACGCCCCGGCTTCCACGTGGAGACGTCGGACGGGACCATCGACGCACGCCACGTCGTGGCGGCGACCGGGCCGTTCCAGAAGCCGGTCATCCCCCCGGTCGTTCCCGAGGACGCGAACGTGGTCCAGATCCACTCCAGCTCCTACCGCAACCCGGAGCAGCTGCCCGAGGGCGCCGTCCTCGTGGTCGGGGCGGGATCGTCGGGCGTTCAGATCGCGGACGAGCTGCAGAAGTCCGGCCGGAAGGTCTACCTGTCGGTCGGTCCGCACGACCGACCCCCGCGGCGGTACAGGGGGCGCGACTTCTGCTGGTGGCTCGGAGTGCTCAACAAGTGGGAAGCGGTGGCGCCTCCCCGTGGAGCGGAGCACGTCACGATTGCGGTCAGCGGAGCACACGGTGGTCAGACCGTCGACTTCCGGGCTCTCGCGGACAACGGCATCACCCTCGTCGGCATGACCCATGCGTTCGAGAACGGCCGGATGCAGTTCGCATCGGACCTGCGCGACAACATCGCCAACGGTGATGCCAACTACCTGACGCTGCTCGACGAAGCCGACGACTACGTCGCCCGCAACGGACTCGACCTACCCCAGGAACCGGAGGCCCGCATCTTCGGGCCGGACCCGGAATGCCTGGTCGACCCGCTCTCCGAGCTCGACCTCGCGAGCGCCGGAGTCACCTCGATCGTCTGGGCGACGGGCTTCGTCTCCGACTACAGCTGGTTGCAGGTCGATGCCTTCGACGACAACGGTAAGCCGCAGCACACACGCGGCGTGTCCTCCGAGCCCGGGATCTACTTCCTCGGGCTGCCCTGGCAGTCGCGACGCGGATCGAGCTTCATCTGGGGGGTCTGGCACGACGCCGCGTACGTGGCCGAGCACATCACGATCCAGCGCAGCTATCTCGCCCACCACAACGTCGGCAGCTCGCTCGGCCCACGCCGGCTGACCACCGCTACCTCCCCATCTTGA
- a CDS encoding RidA family protein → MPTHTRIRPFNTRDTYPEQSLDNDLAQAVVAGDTVYLRGQIGQDLDTRDSVGIGDVTAQTEQAMGNIAMLLSECGSKLDEIVKITVYLTDIRYREDVYRVMGRWLSGVHYVSTGLVVDALARPEWLVELDAVAVIPAERTTEAAEQRQRKAAERGEQL, encoded by the coding sequence ATGCCGACCCACACCCGCATCCGTCCGTTCAACACCCGCGATACCTACCCTGAGCAGAGTCTCGACAACGACCTGGCACAAGCCGTCGTGGCCGGTGACACCGTGTACCTGCGCGGCCAGATCGGTCAGGACCTCGACACGCGGGACAGCGTCGGCATCGGCGACGTCACCGCTCAGACCGAACAAGCCATGGGCAACATCGCGATGCTGCTGTCCGAATGCGGCAGCAAACTCGACGAGATCGTCAAGATTACCGTGTATCTCACCGACATCCGCTACCGCGAGGACGTCTACCGCGTCATGGGCCGCTGGTTGTCGGGCGTGCACTACGTATCCACCGGCCTCGTCGTCGACGCCCTGGCCCGTCCGGAATGGCTCGTGGAGCTCGACGCCGTGGCCGTGATCCCGGCCGAACGAACCACCGAGGCCGCCGAACAGCGGCAGCGCAAAGCCGCCGAGCGAGGGGAGCAACTGTGA
- a CDS encoding DUF1028 domain-containing protein — protein MTFSITARCRRTGALGVAISSSSPAVASRCAYVSPTVGAVCSQNVTDPRLGPRLLGLLELGVSAQQAVDQVTRSETDIAYRQLAAVGASGIPAVYSGDHALGTFGSATGNDSVAAGNMLTSTKVLDSMVEDFETDEHPTMARRLLAALSAGLAAGGEEGPVHSAGLLVAHTAPWPVVDLRIDWTEGDPITELERLLDVWEPQQDDYVQRGLHPSAAPGYGVPGDL, from the coding sequence GTGACCTTTTCGATTACCGCACGGTGCCGCCGTACCGGAGCCTTGGGAGTGGCGATCAGCTCGTCGAGTCCGGCGGTGGCCTCGCGATGCGCCTACGTCTCGCCCACGGTCGGAGCCGTGTGCTCGCAGAACGTGACCGATCCTCGACTGGGGCCGCGCCTGCTGGGACTGCTGGAGCTGGGAGTGTCGGCGCAGCAGGCCGTCGATCAGGTGACCCGCTCGGAAACCGACATTGCTTATCGGCAACTCGCGGCTGTCGGCGCGTCAGGAATCCCGGCCGTGTACTCGGGAGACCATGCGCTCGGCACCTTCGGGTCGGCAACCGGAAACGACAGTGTCGCCGCAGGCAACATGCTGACCTCCACGAAAGTGCTGGACTCCATGGTCGAGGACTTCGAAACCGATGAGCATCCCACCATGGCTCGTCGTTTGCTGGCAGCTCTGAGTGCGGGACTGGCTGCCGGGGGCGAGGAGGGACCGGTGCATTCGGCCGGTCTGCTGGTGGCGCACACCGCACCGTGGCCGGTCGTCGATCTGCGGATCGACTGGACCGAAGGCGATCCGATCACGGAACTCGAGAGGTTGCTCGACGTGTGGGAGCCGCAGCAGGACGACTACGTCCAGCGCGGTCTGCATCCTTCGGCGGCGCCCGGCTACGGCGTACCCGGTGACCTGTGA
- a CDS encoding M20 family metallopeptidase, whose protein sequence is MNIHDAIDSAVSSAESEVVGLSHRVHAHPELAWEEERSSQWVAAALDDLGYDVQHGICGLPTALRGRIGSGPLHIGICAEYDALPELGHACGHNMIAASAVGAAAGLARVADDAGLTVSIVGTPAEEGGGGKITLLERGAFNGLHAAMMVHPGPVDVAEAAPFAVSHSAIRYRGKAAHAAAYPEHGVNAADAFTVAQVAIGLLRQHLPNTTRVHGVQTRGGEAPNAIPETTEGRWYVRANNLDELAEVEPRVLRCFEAGAHATGCELEIEAESAPYSEFHNDLDVLAAYRRNAEARGRRFSDEDASSRMNTASTDMGNVSRVLPAIHPYIGIDSLPAVNHQKEFAAHCITPAADRAVLDAATAMAQTAVDVAADPALVERLTL, encoded by the coding sequence ATGAACATCCACGATGCCATTGACAGCGCGGTGAGCAGCGCCGAATCAGAGGTCGTCGGTCTCAGTCACCGCGTCCATGCCCATCCGGAACTCGCATGGGAGGAAGAGCGCAGCTCGCAGTGGGTTGCTGCTGCGTTGGACGACCTCGGATACGACGTGCAGCACGGGATCTGCGGGTTGCCCACGGCTCTGCGGGGTCGAATCGGTTCGGGACCGTTGCACATCGGGATTTGTGCCGAGTACGACGCGTTGCCCGAACTCGGCCATGCGTGCGGCCACAACATGATCGCCGCCTCGGCTGTCGGGGCGGCTGCCGGCCTGGCTCGGGTCGCCGATGACGCCGGGCTGACCGTCTCCATCGTGGGAACACCGGCCGAGGAGGGCGGTGGCGGAAAGATCACCCTGCTGGAGCGCGGGGCGTTCAATGGCCTGCACGCGGCGATGATGGTGCATCCCGGACCGGTCGATGTTGCCGAGGCCGCACCGTTCGCGGTATCACACTCGGCGATCCGATATCGGGGCAAGGCGGCTCATGCCGCGGCCTATCCCGAACACGGGGTCAACGCCGCGGATGCCTTCACGGTGGCCCAGGTCGCCATTGGTCTGCTGCGTCAACACCTTCCGAACACCACCCGAGTGCACGGCGTACAGACCCGAGGCGGTGAAGCACCGAACGCCATTCCCGAGACGACCGAAGGACGCTGGTATGTGCGCGCGAACAATCTCGACGAACTGGCCGAAGTAGAGCCACGCGTACTGCGGTGTTTCGAAGCAGGCGCCCATGCCACCGGGTGCGAACTCGAGATCGAGGCCGAAAGCGCCCCGTACTCGGAATTCCACAACGACCTCGACGTGCTGGCCGCCTACCGGCGCAATGCCGAAGCCCGCGGCCGTCGATTCTCCGATGAGGACGCCTCCTCCCGAATGAATACGGCGTCGACGGACATGGGCAACGTGTCCCGCGTCCTACCGGCGATCCATCCCTACATCGGTATCGACTCGCTGCCCGCGGTCAATCATCAAAAGGAGTTCGCCGCACACTGCATCACCCCGGCGGCCGACCGGGCTGTTCTCGACGCCGCCACGGCCATGGCTCAGACCGCCGTCGACGTCGCGGCGGACCCTGCGTTGGTGGAGAGGTTGACGCTGTGA